A stretch of DNA from Mucilaginibacter daejeonensis:
GCTCTGCTTTGCCCTTGCGCACAGCTACCGTATGCTCAAAATGGGCGGATGGTTTACCGTCAACGGTAGATACGGTCCAGCCGTCCTTCCAGAACTTGACGCCCGCTTTGCCCCCATTGATCATGGGTTCTATCGCGATGACCATGCCCTCTTCTAACTTAGGTCCTGAGCCGCGTTTGCCATAGTTGGGCACTTCTGGCTTTTCGTGCAGTTTAACGCCAACGCCATGGCCTACCAGTTCCTTCACCACACCAAAGCCATGACGCTCGGCATGTTCCTGAACGGCATACCCGATGTCGCCTACGCGCATACCGGTAACGGCTTTAGCAATTCCTCTGTCAAGGCACTCTTGAGTCACCTTCAACAAGGTTTGCGTTTCCGGGCTTACCTCGCCAATGGCAAAGGTATAGGCCGAATCGCCGTAGAACCCGTTCAGGATAACACCGCAATCAACAGAGATGATATCGCCATCGGTAAGCTCATGCTGACCCGGGAAACCATGCACCACCTGATCGTTAGGTGATATACATAAAGAGTAAGGGAAACCGTGAAAACCAAGGAAAGCTGGCACGCCTCCATTATCTCTAATGAAGGTCTCTGCCAGCTTATCTAATTGTATGGTAGTTACACCGGGCTTAACGATCTTGGCTACCTCTCCCAGTGTCTTTGACACCAGTTGGGCACTTTGACGGATAAGCTCTATCTCTTCGGCTGTCTTGAATATGATCTTCGACATTATCTGTATTAGATAGCCGGTGGTACGGTACCAGCTGCGGTAGGAACGGCCGTGCGGCCTTTAACCCTACCGGTCTTCATCAGGCCGTCATAGTGGCGCATCAGCAAATGGCTCTCGATCTGTTGCAGCGTATCTAAAACAACACCCACCAAGATGATCAGCGAGGTGCCGCCAAAGAAACGAGCGAACTGACTGTTCACATGTGCCATGTTAGCCAGTGCAGGTATGATCGCGATGATCGCCAGGAAGATCGAACCAGGTAAAGTGATGCGTGAGATCACGGCATCAATGAACTCTGAAGTAGGATTACCCGGAGCAACGCCCGGAATAAAGCCACCGTTCTTCTTCATATCATCTGACATTTGTTTCGGGTTAACGGTGATAGCCGTATAGAAATAAGTGAACAGAATGATTAGGATAGCGAACACCAGGTTATGCAACCATGAAGTATAGCTTGATAAAGCGATCAGTACGCTGTTAGATGCGATGTTAGGGAAGAACGAAGAGATGGTAGCCGGGATGAACATCAATGCCTGAGCAAAGATGATCGGCATAACACCTGCAGCGTTAACTTTCAACGGGATGTACTGACGCACACCACCGTATTGTTTGTTACCTACTATGCGTTTTGCATACTGTACAGCGATCTTGCGTGTACCTTGAACCACCAGTATGGTGAACATGATAACGGCTACCAGCGCCAGTATCTCCACAATGAACAGCAGTGGACCGCCAGACGCGTTGGCACCGCTCACACGTGAGTTGAACTCATCGATGATAGCTGCCGGCAACTGGGCTATAATGCCCACCATAATGATCAGCGAGATACCGTTACCGATACCTTTATCAGTAATTTTTTCACCTAACCACATCACGAACAGGGTACCTGCGGTAAGTACGAATATCGAGCTCAGGTTGAACCAGAACGCACCCATAGCCGGGTTGATCGCGTTAGGCGTGATCTGCGATTTTACGTAACCCACGGCTTGTGCCATGGTGATCAATATGGTCAGATAACGGGTCCATTGGTTGATCTTGCTGCGACCGCTTTCGCCCTCTTTTTGCAATTTTGCAAAGTAAGGCACGGCGATACCTAACAACTGCACCACGATAGATGCCGAGATGTAAGGCATCACACCCAAAGCGAAGATAGATGCACGAGAGAACGATCCGCCGGCGAACATGTTCAATAGGCCTAACAGACCATCTTTTGCTGCCTGATTGTTCAACACGTTGGCATCAACACCTGGCAATGCTACGTACGAACCCACGCGGTAGATCAAAAGAAATAAGAGTGTGTTTATGATACGCACTCTCAGATCTTCGATCTTCCAAATATTGGATAATGTGGTGAAAAAATTTTTCATTTAAAATTACAACTTAACGATTGAACCGCCTGCTGCCTCAATAGCTTTTTGTGCAGTGGCCGAGAATGCATGAGCCTGAACATCGATCTTAGCGGTCAGTGTACCACGGCCAAGGATCTTGACCAGGTCATTCTTTGACGCCAGACCATGTTCTCTCATGGTCTCAAAGTTAATAGTTGATACTGAATAAGTATCAGCTAATTGTTGTAAAGTATCCAGGTTGATGCTGTTGTACTCAACGCGGTTAGGGTTTTTAAAACCAACCTTAGGTACACGACGTTGTAACGGCATCTGGCCACCTTCAAAACCAACTTTTGTAGATGTACCTGAACGTGAGCCCGCACCTTTATGGCCACGGGTAGAGGTTCCGCCACGGCCCGAACCGGTACCACGGCCTATTCTCTTTTTATTTTTAGTAGAACCTTCTGCAGGTTTAAGATTACTTAAATTCATAACATTAAATGTTTTCTACTGCTACCAAATGATTAACTTTTCTGATCATGCCAATAATAGCAGGATTAGCTTCAACTTCAACGCTATGGTTAATTTTCTTTAAACCTAAAGCCTCAACAGTTTTTTTCTGGCGCTCGCTTCTATCGATCACGCTTTTGATCTGTGTTATTTTGATCTTTGCCATGATAATTATCCGTTAAATACTTTACCTAAATTAATACCACGGTGCTGAGCTACGGTATAAGCATCGCGCAGTTGCGCCAGGGCCGATACAGTGGCTTTAACCACGTTGTGAGGGTTTGATGATCCTTTTGATTTGGCCAGTACGTTATGTACACCGGCGCTCTCTAACACCGCACGCATCGCACCACCAGCAATTACACCGGTACCGTTAGCTGCTGGCTTCAAGAATACGAAACCACCTGAAAATTTGCCTATTTGTTCGTGAGGGATAGTGTTATTGATGATAGGCACTTTCACCAAGTTCTTTTTAGCATCATCGATACCTTTGGCGATCGCCTCGGTAACCTCTTTTGCTTTGCCAAGGCCGTAACCTACAACACCGTTCTCATCACCTACCACCACAATGGCGCTAAAGCTGAAAGTACGGCCGCCTTTGGTCACTTTGGCAACACGCTGTATACTTACCAACCGGTCTTTAAGTTCGATCTCGGTGGTCTTTACTCTCTTAATATTTATTGTTGACATTACTCGTTACGATTAGAAGTTCAAACCACCTTCACGTGCACCTTCGGCCAGTTGCTTAACGCGACCGTGATACAAGTATCCATTTCTATCAAATACCACTTGCTCGATACCAGCAGCTTTGGCTTTCTCGGCGATCAGTTTACCTACGGCTACTGATTGCTCACCTTTTGAACCATTCGCTTGAAAATCTTTTGATGCAGACGAAGCTGATACTAAAGTTTTGCCGGTAACATCGTCAATGATCTGTGCGTAAATACCTTTATTACTTCTGAACACTGACAAGCGAGGGCGTTCTGCAGAACCCGATAAACGTTTTCTGATGCCCATTTTAATTCTGTCTCTTCTTGATAATTTACCTGTCATGACGATTATTTTTTAGATGCTGATTTACCTGCTTTTCTTCTTAACACCTCACCAACGAACTTGATACCTTTACCTTTGTAAGGCTCTGGTGCGCGCAGTGAGCGGATCTTGGCAGCTACCTGACCGATCAGTTGTTTGTCGATAGACTCCAGGATGATGGTCGGGTTCTTACCCTTCTCAGCAGTGGTTGATACTTTGATCTCTTGTGGTAACTCGAACACGTAGTGGTGAGAATAACCTAACACCAGGTCAAGTGTGTTACCTGCATTGGTAGCACGGTAACCTACACCTACCAGCTCTTGCTCAATTTTGTAACCAGTGGTAACACCGATAACCATGTTATTGATCAGGGCACGGTATAGGCCGTGTAATGCTTTGTGACGCTTTTGGTCGGTCGGGCGTACTACGGTAAGTACACCGTCTTCTTGTGATACAGTGATATCACTGTCTAACGCCTGCTCTAATTGGCCTTTCGGTCCTTTTACGGTTACTACGTTATCATTAAATGTAACGGTAACACCGGCAGGGATAGTAATGGGGGCTTTTCCTACTCTTGACATTGTTTAATTCCTCCTTGCAATTAATAAACGAAGCATAGAACTTCGCCACCGATGTTTTGCTGACGGGCTTCTTTATCTGTCATCACACCTTTAGAGGTTGACAAGATAGCGATGCCTAAACCATTTAATACTCTTGGCATAGTGTCCATGCCTGCATATTTTCTCAAACCTGGTTTACTTACACGGGTAAGCGTGCGGATAGCAGGAACTTTGGTTACCGGGTGATACTTCAAAGCTACTTTGATAGAGCCCTGAGGACCGTTGTCCTCAAATTTGAAGTTAGCGATGTAACCTTTGTCGAAGAGCACCTTAGTGATCTCCTTTTTCAGATTTGATGCAGGAATTTCAACAACCCTTTGGTTGGCTTTGATAGCATTCCTTACTCTGGTAAGATAATCTGCGATTGGATCAGTATTCATTATATAAAATTATGACAGCGGTTTCCTTCGCCTCTCGGCGACGACCTTCCATCGGTTAAAAATTCTTTTTTTGGCGGCAGGCGTAAATGCATAAAGGAACAGTGAACGCATAGCTCACCCTTCCATTGATTATCATTACTTGCCTTAGGCTACCGCAGTATTTGCAAATTGCCGGCCGCAAAGGTAAGAATTTAATTCTCAACCTGCAACCGGCAATTATTATACAGTGGAGCTGATTACCAGCTTGCCTTTTTTACTCCGGGGATCTTACCGGCCAGTGCCATTTCACGGAAAGTTACACGTGAGATGCCGAACTGACGCATGTAACCGCGAGGACGACCAGTAAGCTTGCAACGGTTGTGCAGTTTTACCGGTGATGCAGCTTTAGGCAATTTGTCTAACGCTTCGTAATCACCAGCGGCTTTAAGGGCTGCTCTTTTCTCAGCGTATCTTGCTACTAATTTAGCACGTTTTACTTCACGCGCTTTTACACCTTCTTTAGCCATTGTTAACTGGGGTTTGATTTTTAAATGGTAAACCAAATTGTTTTAGTAACTCCAATGCCTCAACATCGTTAGTTGCCGAAGTTACAAAGGTAATATCCATACCTTGGATCTTGTTGATCTTGTCAATGTTGATCTCAGGGAAGATGATCTGCTCGGTGATACCTAAAGTGTAGTTACCTTTACCGTCAAAACCTTTATCATTGATACCTTTAAAGTCACGGATACGTGGCAGGGCAACAGCGATCAAACGGTCCAGGAACTCGTACATGTTATTGTCACGTAAAGTTACACGTACACCTACTGGCATACCTTTACGTAATTTAAAGTTCGAGATATCTTTTTTTGACTTTGAAGCTACCGCTTTTTGACCAGTGATAGTGGTCAACTCAACGATGGTAGTATCGATAAGTTTCTTATCGGTAGTAGCACCGCCAACACCTTGGTTAATAGCGATCTTTTGTAGCTTAGGAACCTGCATTACGCTTTTGTACTGAAATTTATCTTTCAGTGCGGTGCGGATCTCCTCTTTATATTTTGATTTTAATCTTGGAACGTATGACATTATTTGATCTCCTCCCCTGATTTTTTAGCTACACGTACTAATTTACCTGCGTCGTTCTTTTTACGACCTACGCGGGTGGCTTCACCTGTTTTAGGATCTACCAGTGCTAAATTCGAGATGTGGATAGCTGCTTCCTTTTTAACGATACCACCGTTAGGGTTAGCTGCGTTAGGTTTGGTATGTTTCGATACCAGGTTAACACCTTCTACCACGGCGCGGTTCTTATCTATAATAACCTCGGTAACTTTACCTTGCTGACCTTTTGAGTCGCCGGCGATCACTTTTACCAGGTCACCTTTACGGATCTTTAATTTGATCTTCTTTTCCATATTACAATACCTCCGGTGCTAATGAAACGATCTTCATGAATTGTTTCTCGCGTAACTCTCTTGCTACAGGGCCGAAGATACGTGTTCCACGAGGCTCATCCTGGTTGTTCAACAACACAGCTGCGTTATCGTCGAAACGGATGTAAGAACCGTCCTTACGACGAACTTCTTTGTTGGTTCTTACAACTACGGCTTTAGATACGGTACCTTTTTTCACGTTACCTGAAGGTAAAGCGCTTTTTACAGTTACTACGATCTTATCGCCAACAGAGGCATAGCGTTTTGCGGTACCGCCTAATACGCGGATCACTAACACTTCTTTTGCGCCGCTGTTATCGGCTACGGTTAATCTTGATTCCTGTTGTACCATCTTATTTAGCCCTTTCTACAATTTCAACTAATCTCCAGTTCTTATTTTTGCTCAGGGGGCGAGTTTCCATGATCGTTACAGTATCGCCGATGCCGCAAGTGTTGGTCTCGTCATGAGCCATGAACTTAGCGGTCTTGTTAACGAACTTACCGTAGATCGGGTGTTTCACCTTACGCTCTACTGCAACCACGATAGATTTGTCCATCTTGTTGCTAACTACCAGACCGGTACGGGTCTTTCTTAAATTTCTCTCTTCCATTGTTTCGACGCTTAAATTATTGCTGTTCAGAAGCTGACGCCGCTTTACGCTTGGTTAATTCAGTGTTTAAACGAGCAACCTCCCTGCGTACATTTTTGATACGGATAGGATTCTCAATAGCCGAAACCGCATGAGCGAATTTCAGTTTGGTAAGATCAGTTTTCACCTCGCTAATTCTTGCAACCAACTCTTCAGTTGACAGCGCTGATATTTCTGAGTTCTTCATTGTTCTCTCTCTTGTGAGTTTTCTGTGTGAGAGGTAAGTTGGATGCTTACGTCACGCTTCTTATTATTTACTTGTTCAAGGTCACAGGTCGTGAGCTCTATTACGGAACTCACAACTCACGACCTGTAACTTTTTATGCTTCTACGTAATCTCTACGTACGATGAATTTTGTTTGGATAGGCAGTTTTTGAGCGGCCAGGCGAAGTGCTTCTTTAGCAACTTCTAATGGC
This window harbors:
- the map gene encoding type I methionyl aminopeptidase; amino-acid sequence: MSKIIFKTAEEIELIRQSAQLVSKTLGEVAKIVKPGVTTIQLDKLAETFIRDNGGVPAFLGFHGFPYSLCISPNDQVVHGFPGQHELTDGDIISVDCGVILNGFYGDSAYTFAIGEVSPETQTLLKVTQECLDRGIAKAVTGMRVGDIGYAVQEHAERHGFGVVKELVGHGVGVKLHEKPEVPNYGKRGSGPKLEEGMVIAIEPMINGGKAGVKFWKDGWTVSTVDGKPSAHFEHTVAVRKGKAELLSTFSYVEEVLAKNN
- the secY gene encoding preprotein translocase subunit SecY, encoding MKNFFTTLSNIWKIEDLRVRIINTLLFLLIYRVGSYVALPGVDANVLNNQAAKDGLLGLLNMFAGGSFSRASIFALGVMPYISASIVVQLLGIAVPYFAKLQKEGESGRSKINQWTRYLTILITMAQAVGYVKSQITPNAINPAMGAFWFNLSSIFVLTAGTLFVMWLGEKITDKGIGNGISLIIMVGIIAQLPAAIIDEFNSRVSGANASGGPLLFIVEILALVAVIMFTILVVQGTRKIAVQYAKRIVGNKQYGGVRQYIPLKVNAAGVMPIIFAQALMFIPATISSFFPNIASNSVLIALSSYTSWLHNLVFAILIILFTYFYTAITVNPKQMSDDMKKNGGFIPGVAPGNPTSEFIDAVISRITLPGSIFLAIIAIIPALANMAHVNSQFARFFGGTSLIILVGVVLDTLQQIESHLLMRHYDGLMKTGRVKGRTAVPTAAGTVPPAI
- the rplO gene encoding 50S ribosomal protein L15; the encoded protein is MNLSNLKPAEGSTKNKKRIGRGTGSGRGGTSTRGHKGAGSRSGTSTKVGFEGGQMPLQRRVPKVGFKNPNRVEYNSINLDTLQQLADTYSVSTINFETMREHGLASKNDLVKILGRGTLTAKIDVQAHAFSATAQKAIEAAGGSIVKL
- the rpmD gene encoding 50S ribosomal protein L30 — translated: MAKIKITQIKSVIDRSERQKKTVEALGLKKINHSVEVEANPAIIGMIRKVNHLVAVENI
- the rpsE gene encoding 30S ribosomal protein S5, producing MSTINIKRVKTTEIELKDRLVSIQRVAKVTKGGRTFSFSAIVVVGDENGVVGYGLGKAKEVTEAIAKGIDDAKKNLVKVPIINNTIPHEQIGKFSGGFVFLKPAANGTGVIAGGAMRAVLESAGVHNVLAKSKGSSNPHNVVKATVSALAQLRDAYTVAQHRGINLGKVFNG
- the rplR gene encoding 50S ribosomal protein L18 translates to MTGKLSRRDRIKMGIRKRLSGSAERPRLSVFRSNKGIYAQIIDDVTGKTLVSASSASKDFQANGSKGEQSVAVGKLIAEKAKAAGIEQVVFDRNGYLYHGRVKQLAEGAREGGLNF
- the rplF gene encoding 50S ribosomal protein L6; amino-acid sequence: MSRVGKAPITIPAGVTVTFNDNVVTVKGPKGQLEQALDSDITVSQEDGVLTVVRPTDQKRHKALHGLYRALINNMVIGVTTGYKIEQELVGVGYRATNAGNTLDLVLGYSHHYVFELPQEIKVSTTAEKGKNPTIILESIDKQLIGQVAAKIRSLRAPEPYKGKGIKFVGEVLRRKAGKSASKK
- the rpsH gene encoding 30S ribosomal protein S8 produces the protein MNTDPIADYLTRVRNAIKANQRVVEIPASNLKKEITKVLFDKGYIANFKFEDNGPQGSIKVALKYHPVTKVPAIRTLTRVSKPGLRKYAGMDTMPRVLNGLGIAILSTSKGVMTDKEARQQNIGGEVLCFVY
- the rpsN gene encoding 30S ribosomal protein S14 is translated as MAKEGVKAREVKRAKLVARYAEKRAALKAAGDYEALDKLPKAASPVKLHNRCKLTGRPRGYMRQFGISRVTFREMALAGKIPGVKKASW
- the rplE gene encoding 50S ribosomal protein L5: MSYVPRLKSKYKEEIRTALKDKFQYKSVMQVPKLQKIAINQGVGGATTDKKLIDTTIVELTTITGQKAVASKSKKDISNFKLRKGMPVGVRVTLRDNNMYEFLDRLIAVALPRIRDFKGINDKGFDGKGNYTLGITEQIIFPEINIDKINKIQGMDITFVTSATNDVEALELLKQFGLPFKNQTPVNNG
- the rplX gene encoding 50S ribosomal protein L24; translated protein: MEKKIKLKIRKGDLVKVIAGDSKGQQGKVTEVIIDKNRAVVEGVNLVSKHTKPNAANPNGGIVKKEAAIHISNLALVDPKTGEATRVGRKKNDAGKLVRVAKKSGEEIK
- the rplN gene encoding 50S ribosomal protein L14, which produces MVQQESRLTVADNSGAKEVLVIRVLGGTAKRYASVGDKIVVTVKSALPSGNVKKGTVSKAVVVRTNKEVRRKDGSYIRFDDNAAVLLNNQDEPRGTRIFGPVARELREKQFMKIVSLAPEVL
- the rpsQ gene encoding 30S ribosomal protein S17 translates to MEERNLRKTRTGLVVSNKMDKSIVVAVERKVKHPIYGKFVNKTAKFMAHDETNTCGIGDTVTIMETRPLSKNKNWRLVEIVERAK
- the rpmC gene encoding 50S ribosomal protein L29; this encodes MKNSEISALSTEELVARISEVKTDLTKLKFAHAVSAIENPIRIKNVRREVARLNTELTKRKAASASEQQ